One part of the Aspergillus luchuensis IFO 4308 DNA, chromosome 5, nearly complete sequence genome encodes these proteins:
- a CDS encoding putative HMG box transcriptional regulator (COG:K;~EggNog:ENOG410QDNX;~InterPro:IPR009071,IPR036910;~PFAM:PF00505,PF09011), protein MSYDRVLPKPPLLHHDSSHHLPLSRPTSNLLEHKIMNDDVAKVSMMDRHLDTAALSGHRRLTDTLPPVHLTTLNRNKVALNKVASNAASAIEVPESANLLPTKAIPLRERSSLSERSSSSSPIKSSNTPTPRESATQFCLCQPDPKIPRPRNAFILYRQHYQAAVVAQNPGLANPEISKIIGEQWRGLPQETKDEWKALAEEEKARHQQQYPEYRYQPRRYGRDGNLRSGASGISHNPPGSTVCSRCGGRVMNPPVSPETPYTPRASFFGGKSAPGEVFSARSSQCRAKDLDRAPNVIKLIPNGNGESRMPRQHFVESRSRSPDSKRRRLGPLGPYDIRERSPDSSYPASPYTPRSAVADSRGLYQPLQQPRPGRNVKEYTPPDPSLKLPPLQTAAHVPGTLTPTTPYSHDGSSIEATVMTIPFLNKIKVLAKISPPLTPAYHDGSSFRRGAVIAVDGQDPVLVKMMVEFLNNTLQKEGRYLTRVFGGPEIRSRESYSESEQMGDATVDYLNIISSWHRISDEIVSFVKPSRASSEPKSVDEESTPGVSPRTIIPKTAELQINSPEQSSDNSSVSTVSTGMGSITMPVPVALVPRYQLTTADAFACSVPIGDSYAPLDHWQWMASLWRACVGPDITVYIRECEKDELERLGGNPVEVRLHDARTIVVRRLASSSSELEEKSLKRVGFEIEDFLTQ, encoded by the exons ATGTCTTACGATCGCGTTCTGCCCAAGCCTCCTCTTCTACACCATGACAGCTCTCACCATCTTCCCCTGTCACGGCCTACTAGTAACCTCCTCGAGCATAAGATCATGAATGACGACGTCGCGAAAGTGTCCATGATGGACCGTCATCTAGACACTGCTGCTTTGAGTGGTCATCGTCGACTCACTGACACACTGCCTCCGGTGCATCTGACCACTCTGAATCGAAACAAGGTGGCTCTCAACAAAGTCGCCTCCAACGCTGCCTCTGCTATTGAGGTCCCGGAGTCCGCGAATCTTCTACCTACCAAGGCTATTCCTCTTCGTGAACGCTCATCTCTGTCGGAACGGTCGTCGTCATCTAGTCCAATCAAGTCGTCCAATACTCCCACCCCAAGGGAGTCGGCAACACAGTTCTGCCTCTGTCAGCCGGATCCGAAGATCCCTAGGCCCCGGAATG CGTTCATCCTATACCGCCAACATTACCAGGCTGCAGTGGTCGCGCAGAATCCAGGCCTTGCCAATCCTGAAATCTCCAAAATAATTGGGGAGCAATGGAGAGGACTACCACAGGAGACAAAGGACGAGTGGAAAGCACTGGCAGAG GAGGAGAAAGCTCGGCATCAACAACAATACCCAGAGTATCGCTATCAACCTCGTCGCTACGGTCGGGATGGCAATCTCCGGAGCGGAGCATCTGGCATCAGCCATAACCCTCCAGGCTCTACAGTCTGCAGCCGATGTGGAGGCCGTGTGATGAACCCTCCGGTATCACCAGAGACTCCTTATACACCCAGGGCCTCCTTTTTCGGCGGAAAGTCGGCACCTGGTGAGGTCTTCTCAGCACGCAGTAGCCAGTGTCGAGCCAAAGATCTGGACCGTGCTCCTAATGTCATCAAGCTCATCCCTAACGGAAATGGAGAATCACGCATGCCTCGCCAGCACTTTGTGGAAAGCAGAAGCCGATCACCAGATAGTAAGCGCAGGCGGTTGGGACCGCTTGGTCCTTACGACATCCGTGAAAGGAGTCCAGATTCTTCATATCCTGCATCTCCATACACACCTCGCTCGGCAGTAGCAGACTCACGAGGTCTATACCAGCCGCTACAGCAGCCACGGCCCGGCCGAAATGTCAAGGAGTATACCCCGCCGGATCCCAGCTTGAAACTTCCACCGCTACAAACAGCTGCTCATGTTCCCGGGACTCTCACCCCAACGACTCCATATTCGCATGATGGGTCTAGCATTGAAGCGACGGTCATGACAATCCCATTTCTCAACAAGATAAAGGTTCTGGCTAAGATCTCACCGCCCTTAACACCAGCATACCATGACGGATCTTCGTTCCGACGCGGGGCTGTGATTGCTGTGGATGGACAAGATCCTGTTCTTGTCAAGATGATGGTCGAATTTCTGAACAACACATTACAGAAGGAGGGCAGATATCTCACCCGAGTCTTCGGAGGACCCGAGATTCGGTCTCGTGAGAGCTATTCCGAATCCGAGCAAATGGGTGACGCAACTGTCGATTATCtcaacatcatctcctcctggcACCGCATCTCTGACGAAATAGTTAGCTTCGTGAAGCCTTCACGAGCATCATCGGAGCCAAAGTCAGTCGACGAAGAGTCTACGCCAGGAGTGTCACCGCGGACTATTATACCCAAGACTGCTGAATTACAGATCAACTCTCCGGAGCAATCCAGCGACAACAGCTCTGTGTCGACAGTCTCTACCGGAATGGGCTCCATTACGATGCCCGTGCCTGTCGCACTTGTTCCACGATACCAACTAACGACTGCGGATGCCTTTGCCTGCTCCGTCCCAATCGGTGACTCGTATGCACCACTTGACCACTGGCAGTGGATGGCATCTCTGTGGCGTGCGTGCGTAGGACCGGACATAACCGTGTACATCCGAGAATGCGAGAAGGACGAACTAGAGCGTCTTGGAGGTAACCCCGTGGAAGTTCGTCTTCATGATGCGCGAACCATTGTGGTGCGAAGACTGGCATCCTCATCGAGTGAACTAGAGGAGAAGTCGCTTAAGAGAGTCGGCTTCGAAATTGAGGACTTCCTCACCCAATGA